From the Thermococcus sp. 18S1 genome, one window contains:
- a CDS encoding carbohydrate ABC transporter permease, with the protein MKKTTTIALFLILPGMAAFLFFNLWPIIYSIYLAFTNAQLGNFPVQAPDAPQLQFVGLENFRWILSDETFRSAFLWTWIFVVTSVTLKVLAGILLSLLYNSRYVKGKMVYRSLLIIPWALPLLFSVTVWKFMFDPIFGPINQMLKSLGVQTLPNWINDPLWAFLALNIIEVWLAYPFMITVITAALQSVPDTLVEAAIIDGANYWQRIRHVVLPIVGKPIAFATILTSAASFQYFMVPYIYNAGLFEDKFILLYGFRKAFGASPHYGKAAAIMIIATLVLAVYMYVNVRITRLQEGAKG; encoded by the coding sequence ATGAAAAAGACCACGACCATTGCTCTGTTCCTAATCCTGCCTGGGATGGCAGCGTTCCTGTTTTTCAACCTGTGGCCGATAATATACTCGATATACCTCGCATTCACCAACGCCCAGCTCGGCAACTTCCCGGTTCAGGCCCCGGACGCCCCGCAGCTTCAGTTCGTTGGTCTGGAGAACTTCCGCTGGATACTCAGCGACGAAACGTTCAGGAGCGCCTTCCTGTGGACGTGGATATTCGTTGTGACCAGTGTCACCCTGAAGGTTCTCGCGGGAATCCTCCTCAGCCTGCTCTACAACAGCAGATACGTCAAGGGAAAAATGGTCTACCGCTCCCTCCTCATAATCCCCTGGGCGCTGCCGCTGCTCTTCTCCGTTACAGTCTGGAAGTTCATGTTCGACCCGATATTCGGGCCGATAAACCAGATGCTTAAATCCCTGGGGGTTCAAACCCTCCCCAACTGGATTAACGACCCGCTGTGGGCCTTTCTCGCGCTCAACATAATCGAGGTGTGGCTCGCGTACCCGTTCATGATAACCGTCATCACGGCGGCGCTCCAGTCCGTGCCTGACACGCTCGTTGAGGCGGCGATAATAGACGGGGCCAACTACTGGCAGAGGATAAGGCACGTTGTCCTTCCTATAGTCGGCAAGCCGATAGCATTCGCCACCATACTCACCAGCGCGGCGAGCTTCCAGTACTTCATGGTGCCCTACATCTACAACGCGGGCCTGTTCGAGGACAAGTTCATACTGCTCTACGGGTTCAGGAAGGCCTTCGGAGCCAGCCCCCACTACGGAAAGGCCGCGGCGATAATGATAATCGCCACGCTCGTGCTTGCCGTGTACATGTACGTTAACGTCAGGATAACCAGACTTCAGGAGGGTGCCAAGGGATGA
- a CDS encoding extracellular solute-binding protein, giving the protein MKKGLFALLLVGVLVLSVVASGCISGGGESPSSTTSSPSPTETTTSSPSSTTSSPSPTETTTTPPETECGSGEVVIWHAMQPNELEVFQSLAEEYMAMCPDVTITFEQKPELESALKAAIPTGQGPDLFIWAHDWIGKFAEAGMLEPIDDYVTDDILNGFAPMAQEAMQYKGHYYAMPFAAETVALIYNKDMVSEPPKTFDEMKAIMEQYNDPNNEKYGIAYPLNAYFLSAWAQAFGGYYFDDQSEMPGLDQPETIDGFEFFFQNIWPYMAPTADYGTQQSIFLEGRAPMMINGPWSISDVKKAGINFGVVPLPPVTKDGKEYWPRPYGGVKDIYFAAGIKNKEAAWKFVKWFTTTPEVIKELSLQLGYIPVLTPVLNDPDIQNDPVIYGFGQAVQHAYLMPKSPKMGAVWGGVDGAINEILQDPENADIKAILEKYQQQILDNMNG; this is encoded by the coding sequence ATGAAGAAAGGACTGTTTGCCCTGCTTTTGGTGGGGGTTTTGGTTCTTAGCGTTGTGGCCAGCGGCTGTATAAGCGGGGGAGGGGAGAGCCCGAGTTCAACGACCAGCTCCCCCAGCCCAACCGAGACCACCACGAGCTCACCGAGTTCAACCACCTCCAGCCCGAGCCCCACTGAGACCACCACTACCCCGCCCGAGACGGAGTGCGGAAGCGGGGAGGTCGTCATCTGGCACGCCATGCAGCCCAACGAGCTCGAGGTCTTCCAGAGCCTCGCCGAGGAGTACATGGCCATGTGCCCCGACGTCACCATAACCTTCGAGCAGAAGCCCGAGCTTGAGAGCGCCCTCAAGGCCGCCATACCCACCGGCCAGGGGCCGGACCTCTTCATCTGGGCTCACGACTGGATAGGAAAGTTTGCCGAAGCCGGCATGCTCGAGCCGATTGATGACTACGTCACCGATGACATCCTCAACGGCTTCGCCCCGATGGCCCAGGAGGCCATGCAGTACAAGGGGCACTACTACGCCATGCCCTTCGCCGCCGAGACCGTCGCGCTCATCTACAACAAGGACATGGTGAGCGAGCCGCCCAAGACCTTCGATGAGATGAAGGCGATAATGGAGCAGTACAACGACCCAAACAACGAGAAGTACGGAATAGCGTATCCGCTCAACGCCTACTTCCTCTCGGCCTGGGCCCAGGCCTTCGGTGGCTACTACTTCGACGACCAGAGCGAGATGCCCGGTCTCGACCAGCCCGAGACGATAGACGGTTTCGAGTTCTTCTTCCAGAACATCTGGCCGTACATGGCCCCGACCGCGGACTACGGAACCCAGCAGAGCATATTCCTTGAGGGCCGTGCCCCGATGATGATAAACGGCCCGTGGAGCATAAGCGACGTTAAGAAGGCGGGCATAAACTTCGGTGTCGTTCCGCTTCCGCCGGTGACCAAAGACGGTAAGGAGTACTGGCCGAGGCCATACGGTGGAGTTAAGGACATCTACTTCGCGGCGGGTATAAAGAACAAGGAGGCCGCCTGGAAGTTCGTCAAGTGGTTCACCACCACCCCGGAGGTCATTAAGGAGCTCTCACTCCAGCTCGGTTACATCCCCGTTCTCACCCCCGTTCTCAACGACCCGGACATTCAGAACGACCCCGTTATCTACGGCTTCGGGCAGGCCGTTCAGCACGCGTACCTGATGCCCAAGAGCCCGAAGATGGGCGCCGTCTGGGGCGGTGTTGACGGAGCCATCAACGAGATACTCCAGGACCCGGAGAACGCCGACATAAAGGCAATACTCGAGAAGTACCAGCAGCAGATACTCGACAACATGAACGGCTGA